Proteins from a genomic interval of Lusitaniella coriacea LEGE 07157:
- a CDS encoding Uma2 family endonuclease produces MVQTSILLETIALTLPRAIALRITPEQFETLAHHNRDLRLERTHTGALIVNPPTGWETGRRNFKFSIQLGKWWESQGEPGEVFDSSTGFTLPNGAIRSPDASWVSQERWDALTPEQKRTFANICPDFVMELRSQSDTLKSLQEKMLEYIENGAKLGWLLDPFNQRVEISRSNQSVEILDNPAQLSGEDVLPGFVLNLNRIWGN; encoded by the coding sequence ATGGTACAAACTTCTATTTTATTAGAGACTATCGCGTTAACGTTGCCGCGCGCGATCGCGCTGCGCATCACCCCAGAGCAATTTGAAACCCTTGCACACCACAACCGCGATTTAAGACTAGAGAGAACCCACACAGGAGCATTAATTGTGAATCCACCCACTGGATGGGAAACAGGAAGACGAAATTTTAAATTCTCGATACAGCTTGGGAAGTGGTGGGAATCTCAAGGGGAACCCGGAGAAGTGTTTGACTCCTCAACAGGATTCACCTTACCCAATGGCGCAATTCGCTCTCCCGACGCATCCTGGGTGAGTCAAGAACGTTGGGATGCACTCACTCCCGAACAAAAACGAACCTTCGCCAATATTTGTCCCGATTTTGTGATGGAATTGCGTTCCCAATCCGATACCCTCAAATCTTTGCAAGAGAAAATGCTCGAATACATCGAAAATGGCGCAAAACTGGGATGGTTGCTCGACCCCTTCAACCAACGAGTAGAAATCTCTCGTTCAAATCAAAGCGTTGAAATTCTGGACAATCCCGCGCAGTTATCAGGAGAAGACGTACTACCGGGGTTTGTGTTGAACTTGAATCGAATTTGGGGGAATTGA
- the lpxD gene encoding UDP-3-O-(3-hydroxymyristoyl)glucosamine N-acyltransferase: MKFSEVVEKLSDATVEGSSLTTHENCNPQIQGVASVREATPGTLSYIEGGKYAEMVETTKASALILPLDEMLQERAIAREIAWISVSDPKWLFAQAVKLFYKPYLPQPGIHPTAVIDPTANIGKACSIGAHAVIEANVKIGDNVCIFPNVTIYPDVEIGDRAILHANCTIHERTRIGNDCTIQSNAAIGAEGFGFVPTSKGWIKMEQSGITILEDGVEIGCNSCVDRPPVGETRIGRNTKIDNLVQIGHGCQVGDGCMMSAQVGLAGRARIGDRVILAGQAGVSNDITIGDGAIASGKSGVTRDVPPGQTVSGFPAIAHRLWSKTSVLQMRLPEIYQAIKKLQKEKK; this comes from the coding sequence ATGAAATTTAGTGAAGTTGTTGAAAAGCTGAGCGATGCTACCGTTGAGGGCAGCAGCCTCACCACTCATGAAAATTGTAACCCTCAAATCCAAGGTGTTGCATCGGTGCGGGAAGCAACGCCAGGAACGCTTTCTTATATTGAGGGGGGAAAGTATGCAGAAATGGTGGAGACAACTAAGGCGAGCGCGCTGATTTTACCGTTGGATGAGATGTTACAGGAGCGCGCGATCGCGCGAGAAATTGCCTGGATATCTGTTTCCGATCCCAAATGGCTCTTTGCCCAAGCGGTGAAGCTCTTTTATAAACCCTATCTTCCCCAACCGGGAATTCATCCCACCGCCGTTATCGACCCCACCGCAAACATTGGCAAGGCTTGCTCTATTGGCGCGCACGCGGTTATTGAGGCGAATGTTAAGATTGGCGACAATGTTTGCATCTTTCCCAATGTCACTATTTATCCAGATGTAGAAATTGGCGATCGCGCGATCCTCCATGCCAACTGCACGATCCACGAACGCACTCGCATTGGGAATGATTGTACGATCCAAAGTAATGCTGCTATTGGCGCGGAAGGATTTGGATTCGTCCCCACCTCCAAAGGCTGGATCAAAATGGAACAGTCGGGGATTACCATCCTTGAAGATGGTGTAGAAATTGGTTGCAATAGTTGCGTGGATCGTCCTCCGGTTGGGGAAACGCGCATCGGACGCAACACCAAAATCGACAACCTCGTGCAAATCGGTCACGGCTGTCAGGTCGGAGATGGATGTATGATGTCCGCTCAGGTGGGACTCGCCGGACGTGCGAGGATTGGCGATCGCGTGATTTTAGCAGGTCAAGCGGGAGTGAGTAACGATATTACCATTGGGGATGGCGCGATCGCGTCGGGGAAATCCGGCGTAACCCGCGACGTACCGCCGGGACAAACGGTTTCTGGGTTTCCCGCGATCGCGCACCGACTGTGGAGCAAAACTTCTGTCCTGCAAATGCGATTGCCCGAAATTTATCAAGCAATCAAAAAGCTTCAAAAAGAGAAAAAATAA
- a CDS encoding TerD family protein, with protein sequence MAISLQKGQRVSLDKVAPGLKAAFIGLGWDVNVTDTGNDFDLDTSVFLLGANEKLISDKHFIFYNNLTSPDPEQSIKHMGDNLTGAGEGDDEAIIVDLRKVPAEVQKLVFVVTIHEAEQRGQNFGQVRNAFVRLVDVESKKEALRYDLVEDYSVETALIMAEIYRKDSEWRMNAVGAGYQGGLQALLDRYM encoded by the coding sequence ATGGCAATCTCATTACAAAAAGGACAGCGTGTATCTCTCGATAAAGTTGCCCCCGGACTGAAAGCTGCTTTTATCGGTTTAGGCTGGGATGTAAATGTTACCGATACAGGGAATGACTTCGATCTCGATACCTCTGTTTTCCTGTTAGGCGCAAACGAAAAGCTCATCTCCGATAAGCATTTCATTTTTTACAATAACCTCACCAGTCCCGATCCAGAGCAATCGATCAAGCACATGGGAGATAATCTTACAGGAGCGGGGGAAGGCGATGACGAAGCGATTATCGTCGATCTTCGGAAAGTTCCGGCTGAGGTGCAAAAACTGGTCTTCGTGGTCACGATTCACGAAGCCGAACAACGAGGGCAAAATTTCGGTCAAGTTCGCAATGCATTTGTCCGTCTCGTCGATGTGGAGTCAAAAAAAGAAGCTCTGCGTTACGACCTTGTTGAGGACTATTCTGTGGAAACTGCTTTAATTATGGCGGAAATTTATCGCAAGGATAGTGAATGGCGCATGAATGCCGTCGGTGCGGGCTATCAAGGCGGATTGCAAGCGTTACTCGATCGGTATATGTAG